TAGACCAAGCTTCATTTATTACCAGGCTTATCCCGAAATGTGTAAGGGAAGTACGCTTTCCGATGCTATTTTGACAATGAGTAGCCTCAATGTGATAGCCGGAGAACTGGACGCCTGAGTTTTTCTAAAACAGATTACATTTAAGAAATGACCGAAACACCCAATCTCGTAGCCTTTACACCCGAGCGGCTTGAGAAAGTAAAAGAAATCATTGCACGTTACCCGGAAGGCCGCCAGAAATCGGCCCTTTTACCTGTTTTGCATGTAGCGCAGGAACAATGGGGCTGGTTGAGCAGCGAGGTAATGGATTATGTAGCCGGCATTTTGAGCATTGAGCCTGTTGAAGTATATGAAGTTGCTACATTCTATACCATGTACCACCTCGATCCGGTTGGCAAGCATGTGATCGAATATTGCAGGACAGGCCCTTGCTGTTTAATGGGCGGCGAGGATGTTTACGGATATTTGAAACAGAAACTGGGTGTGGAAGCAGGACAAACTACTGCTGACGGACTTTTTACATTAAAAGAAGTGGAATGTCTGGCAGCTTGTGGCTGGGGACCCGTTTTTCAGATCCGTGAGCAGTTTTATATGAACCTTACCAATGATAAGGTTGACCAAATAATTGAAGATCTAAGCAAATAGGCTTTCGGCTTAAAATAGTATCCTGAAATGGCTAAGAAAATATTAACGGAGCACATCAATGTACCTGGTATAGAAACCTTCGATGTTTATCGGAAGCAAGGTGGCTATACTGCCGTTGAAAAAGCTATTAAAACCATGACACCGGAAGAGGTGGTGGAAGAGGCGAAAAAATCGGGTGTGAGAGGAAGAGGCGGTGCGGGTTTTCCGATGGGTATGAAATGGGGCTTTCTGGCTAAACCGGAAGGTGTTCCCCGCTATCTGGTTTGCAATGCGGATGAATCGGAGCCGGGTACATTCAAAGATCACCATTTGATGAAATCGATCCCTCACCTGTTAATTGAGGGAATGATCATATCAAGCTATGCCCTGGGCGCGAACAAATCGTTTATCTACGTGCGTGGTGAGCTGATGTACGTGATCCGCATTCTGGAAAAGGCAATTGAAGAAGCAAAGGCACAGGGATTTCTTGGTAAAAACATTCTTGGTTCCGGTTATGATCTGGAACTGGTTGTACAGCCAGGTGGCGGTGCATATATATGCGGGGAAGAAACGGCATTGCTGGAATCTCTCGAAGGAAAACGTGGTAACCCACGTAACAAGCCTCCATTTCCCGCGGTGAAGGGTCTGTATCAAAGCCCTACTGTTGTGAACAATGTGGAGTCCATCGCCAATATGTCGTGGATTATCAATAACGGCGGAGATGCTTATGCGGCGATCGGTGTGGGCAGAAGTACAGGAACCAAGCTGATTTCCGCTTCCGGACACATTCAGAAACCGGGTGTTTACGAAATTGAGCTGGGTGTGAGCGTGGATGAATTTTTAAATTCCGACGAATACTGCGGCGGAATCAGAAAGGGGCATTACCTGAAAGCGCTGGTAGCGGGAGGTTCTTCGGTTCCTATTCTACCGGCTAACCTGATCACGAAAACTGCAAATGGCGAAGACAGGTTAATGACCTACGAATCACTTTCCGACGGCGGTTTTGCGACCGGTACCATGCTCGGGTCGGGTGGTTTTATTGTTTTTGATGAAACTGCTTGTATTGTCAGAAACACCTGGAATTTCTCCCGCTTTTATCACCACGAATCTTGTGGCCAATGCAGTCCCTGCCGTGAAGGTACCGGCTGGATGGAAAAGGTATTGCACCGCATTGAACACGGCCACGGCAGTATGCACGATGTGGATTTGCTGGTAGATATTTCAAAGAAAATTGAAGGAAACACAATTTGTCCGCTCGGGGACGCTGCTGCCTGGCCTGTTGCCAGTGCGATACGCCACTTCCGCGACGAATTTGTCTGGCATATAACAAACCCTCACGAAGCTACGCAACCAGGGGCCGTTTACCGAGGTGAAATGGAGCTGGCGTAACAGCTTTGATTGAGACTTTTGAACATTGTTTGGAATGGAAGATATAAAATCCCAATTGATAAAAATTACCTTCGACGGCATTGAGGTCGAGGTGGAACCTGGCACTACTATCATGCAGGCGGCGCGAAAAATTGCGGAAGCCGATGAAAGTCAGGCTGCGCTTGTTCCGCCGGCAATGTGCTACTATAAGCCCCTTAATTCTTCTGGTGGAAAATGCCGCGCTTGTCTGGTGAAGGTGGCGCAGGGATCTGCCAAAGATCCGCGGCCCATGCCGAAACTCGTTCCTTCGTGTATTACGCAGGTTCAGGAAGGAATGGTGGTGGAAAATACGATCAACCAGGGTGTACTGGATACCCGCAAAAGCATTGTTGAATTTTTGCTGATCAACCATCCGCTCGACTGTCCGATATGTGACCAGGCGGGAGAGTGCCATTTGCAGGATTTTGCATTTGAGCATGGTTCTGTGAAAACGAGGTATGAGGAAGAGAGAAGGACTTTTGATAAAATAGATATTGGCCCGCACGTGCAGCTGCACATGACGCGCTGCATTCTTTGCTACCGCTGCGTTTACACGGCTGACCAGATTACCAATAAACGTGTACACGGTGTAATGAACCGTGGAGATGCTTCTGAGATCAGTACTTACATTGAAAAAGCGATCGATAACGATTTTTCAGGTAATGTGATCGACGTTTGCCCGGTAGGTGCATTAACGGACAAAACCTTCCGTTTCAAGCAAAGGGTATGGTTTACCAAACCAGAGGATGCGCACCGGGATTGTGATAAGTGCTGTGGAAAAGTGACATTGTGGTACCGGGGCGATGAAGTGCTCCGTGTGACTGCCCGCAAGAATACCTGGGGGGAAGTCAATGATTTCATTTGCAATACATGCCGTTTCGAAAAGAAAAAAACCATCGATTGGGTACTGGAAGGTCCTACCAAAGTGAAACGCAGCTCAGTAATCTCAGCCAACAAATACCGCGCTGATCTTGTTAAAAAGCCTGATTTTGCATTGAAACTGGCGGCATCACAATTCAAGCCGATCGATGATTCCCGTGCTTATGAGACTGACGAAGAAACGATCCGTCAACAAAGCATTGAAAATAACGACAAAGCGAACCACCGTTCGTTATTGGCGAAAAACAACTAATAAGCTGATTATTATAAATGGATTTAACCGAATTTCTAGTTAAGACCGCAACGATATTCGTTGTTTTCGTGCTCACCCTTGTCATTGCGATGTACTCGACCTGGGCGGAACGAAAGGTAGCAGGTTTTATTCAGGACCGTATGGGACCTAACCGCGCTGGCTGGGGAGGCTTATTACAACCTCTTGCTGATGCCGGTAAAATGTTTTTCAAAGAGGATTTTATTCCTGCTTTGGCTAATAAATGGCTTTTTATTGCCGGGCCTAGTCTTGCAATGCTTACAGCTCTGCTCGCCAGTGCGGTGATACCTTTTGGAAGTACTTTCCGTATTAACGGACACGAAGTTGTATTACAAGGCGTAGAATCCAATATCGGTATTCTGTACGTTTTTGGCGTGGTCGCTCTCGGCGTTTACGGAATTATGGTCGGCGGCTGGGCTTCCAATAACAAGTTCTCACTTTTAGGCGCAATTCGCGCAGCGTCTCAGAACATCAGCTACGAAGTCGCAATGGGACTTTCACTCATTGCGATATTGATGATGAGCAGTTCCCTTTCACTAGGAGAAATTGTAGCGCAGCAACATGGAATGAACTGGAATATCTTTTACCAGCCGCTCGGATTTTTGATTTTCATCACCTGCTCATTTGCAGAATGTAACCGCGTTCCTTTTGACCTACCTGAATGCGAAACTGAGCTTGTAGGAGGGTATCACACCGAATATGGAAGTATGAAGCTGGGTTTTTATCTGTTTGCTGAATATATCAATATGTTTGTTTCCTCGGCGATTATCTCAGTGCTGTACTTCGGTGGTTATAACTATCCCGGAATGGACTGGGTTTATAGCCAGCTCACCAGCGCATTGGGCTCAGAGACCGGACATAACATTGCTACATTGATCGGAACTGCGGTCTTCTTCGGAAAGGCGTTGTTCTTCATATTCTTTTACATGTGGGTACGCTGGACAATCCCCCGTTTCCGTTATGACCAATTGATGAACCTGGGCTGGAAAAAATTGATCCCTCTGGCCATTTTCAACATTATCATCACAGGCGCTGCTGTGCTATTTCTTAAGCCGGTGATTACTGCCTGGTTGAATTAATATTAAAATACATTGCTATGCAATTGACAAATCGCTCCAAGCAGGTTAGCAATAAAGAAATGACGCTGATGGAACGCGCCTATATTCCTGCGATCGCGACGGGATTGGCTATTACCATCAAGCACTTTTTCGCTAAAAAAGTAACGATCGAATACCCGGAAGTAAAAAGATATCTGGGACCGGTATTCAGGGGCAGACATATTCTGAAAAGAGACGAAGATGGTCGCGAGCGCTGTACTGCGTGCGGGCTGTGCGCGGTAGCTTGTCCCGCAGAAGCTATTCAAATGGTGGCTGCTGAGAGAGAGAAGGGCGAAGAAAATCTGTATCGCGAAGAGAAATACGCGGCAGTATATGAAGTAAATATGCTACGGTGCATTTTTTGCGGGCTTTGCGAAGAAGCATGCCCCAAACAAGCGGTATATCTGCGCCACGACGAATTCGTTCCGGTTTTTACAGAACGCGACCAGGTAATCTGGGGCAAAGATCTGCTGGTTGAAGATATGAACAACCGGTATACCCGCGAATCCTGGACAAAAGAAGAGGCACGTGCGCTGGATGCTAAAAGAGCGAGCGGCGAATCTACAAATGTTGTCCCAAGAGCTATCCCCTGAACAGTAAACCAGGCTGTCCGCAGTACTACTATTATGAATTCAACTGTATCGTTTTTCTATTTCTTATCCTTCCTCACCATTTTAAGTGCGGTGATGGTTGTGGTATCCCGTAACCCTATTCACAGCGTCTTGTATCTGATCCTGACATTCTTCACATTGTCTGGTCACTACATTCTGCTGAATGCACAGTTTTTGGCTGCGGTAAATATTATTGTTTATGCCGGTGCAATTATGGTACTCTTCCTTTTTGTAATCATGTTTTTAAATATGAAACAGGATAATGAAGAGTCTAAAACTAATCTGACCAAGATCGCTGCGACGATCGTGGGCGGGACTGTGTTTGTGATTCTATTTGGAGCGTACCGCAAAACCGCTATTCCTGCGTTCAACCCGGAGGGATTCGATTCTCAGGTAGGTATGATCGAAAGTCTCGGACACATGCTATTCCGCGATTACCTGCTGCCCTTCGAGCTGGCTTCCATTCTGCTGCTGGTAGCGATGGTAGGCGCTGTGATGTTAGGTAAACGCGAACTTGGAGAAAGACATTTCTAGAATCTTCGAAAAGGCACATATCAAACGGGCGGCGCTGAGATTTCAGTGCCGCCCGTTTTGTATAAAAAGCAATTATCAGTTTACCTCAACATCGGAGTAAGCTTCAACAGGAATACAAGAGCAGATCAGGTTACGATCACCATACGCGCTATCAACCCGGCTTACACTTGGCCAGAACTTATTGAAACGCAGGTATGGAAGCGGAAATGCCGCTTTTTCACGGCTGTAGGACCTGGTCCATTCTTCGCTCAGCAATACGCGGGAAGTATGCGGTGCATTTTTCAACACATTATCTGCACGATCAGCAATACCATCCTGAATTTCCTGAATCTCTTTCCTGATCGAGATCATCGCGTCACAAAAACGATCCAACTCTGCTTTCGACTCCGATTCAGTTGGTTCGATCATCAGTGTGCCCGCCACAGGGAAAGATAATGTAGGCGCATGGAAACCATAATCCATCAAGCGTTTCGCCAGATCCTCCGCTTCTACACCGGCTGCTTTGAAAGAGCGGCAGTCAAGAATCATCTCGTGCGCGCAACGACCATTTGCACCCGTATAAAGCACATCAAAATAACCGCTCAAACGCTCTTTAATATAGTTGGCGTTGAGGATTGCATATTTGGTAGCATTCGTTAATCCCTCACCGCCCATCATAGCGATATATGCGTAGGAAATTGTCAGAATGCTGGCACTGCCGTAAGGTGCCGCAGATACCGCTCCCGCTTCCCCATCAGGAAGATGCTCTCCCTGAACATTGAAATTGACGTGGCCTGGCAAAAAAGGCATTAGATGTTCAGCAACACCAATCGGGCCGACACCCGGGCCTCCACCACCATGGGGAATACAGAACGTTTTGTGCAGGTTGAGGTGGCAAACATCCGCACCAATAGTCGCCGGACTCGTAAGCCCCACCTGTGCATTCATATTCGCTCCGTCCATATAAACCTGACCACCGTGTGAATGGATCATTTCGCAGATTTCTATGATACTTTCTTCGTAAACACCGTGGGTCGAGGGATAAGTGACCATCAGACAGGACAGATCGTTACTATATTGCTCTGCTTTCGCCCTCAGATCCTCCACATCAATATTTCCTCTTTCGTCACATTTTGTAACAACCACCTTCATTCCTGCCATCACTGCAGATGCAGGGTTGGTGCCGTGTGCAGAGGAAGGGATCAATGCCACATTTCTGTGCTCTTCTCCCCTGCTGGCATGGTAAGCGCGAATCGCCATTAAACCTGCATACTCGCCCTGGGCACCTGAATTTGGCTGAAACGACATTGCAGCAAAACCTGTAATCTCACACAGCCAGATATTAAGCTCACTTACAAGCTGTGCGTAGCCGCCTACCTGGTTTGTCGGAGCAAACGGGTGGATTTCACCAAACTCCGGCCAGGTTAGCGGAATCATTTCCGCCGTTGCATTCAGCTTCATGGTGCAGCTACCGAGCGAAATCATGGAATGCACCAGTGACAGGTCTTTGTTTTCCAATGATTTCAAATAGCGCAGCATTTCATGTTCCGTGTGGTGCGTATTGAATACGGGATGTGTGAGATACTCAGATGTGCGCGCCAGATTTTCAGGAAACGCAAATTCCAATTCTTCATCGATCACCATTTCACCCTGAAACCCGGAGACTTCAGCAAATACATTGAGAAGCGCGATCACATCATCAAAACTCTTCGCTTCATCGAACGCGACGGTGATGCTTTCATCCTTATTATAGCGCAAATTGATACCCCACTTCAAAGCCTGCTCAC
This Dyadobacter sp. UC 10 DNA region includes the following protein-coding sequences:
- a CDS encoding NADH-quinone oxidoreductase subunit J family protein, yielding MNSTVSFFYFLSFLTILSAVMVVVSRNPIHSVLYLILTFFTLSGHYILLNAQFLAAVNIIVYAGAIMVLFLFVIMFLNMKQDNEESKTNLTKIAATIVGGTVFVILFGAYRKTAIPAFNPEGFDSQVGMIESLGHMLFRDYLLPFELASILLLVAMVGAVMLGKRELGERHF
- the nuoH gene encoding NADH-quinone oxidoreductase subunit NuoH is translated as MDLTEFLVKTATIFVVFVLTLVIAMYSTWAERKVAGFIQDRMGPNRAGWGGLLQPLADAGKMFFKEDFIPALANKWLFIAGPSLAMLTALLASAVIPFGSTFRINGHEVVLQGVESNIGILYVFGVVALGVYGIMVGGWASNNKFSLLGAIRAASQNISYEVAMGLSLIAILMMSSSLSLGEIVAQQHGMNWNIFYQPLGFLIFITCSFAECNRVPFDLPECETELVGGYHTEYGSMKLGFYLFAEYINMFVSSAIISVLYFGGYNYPGMDWVYSQLTSALGSETGHNIATLIGTAVFFGKALFFIFFYMWVRWTIPRFRYDQLMNLGWKKLIPLAIFNIIITGAAVLFLKPVITAWLN
- the nuoF gene encoding NADH-quinone oxidoreductase subunit NuoF; amino-acid sequence: MAKKILTEHINVPGIETFDVYRKQGGYTAVEKAIKTMTPEEVVEEAKKSGVRGRGGAGFPMGMKWGFLAKPEGVPRYLVCNADESEPGTFKDHHLMKSIPHLLIEGMIISSYALGANKSFIYVRGELMYVIRILEKAIEEAKAQGFLGKNILGSGYDLELVVQPGGGAYICGEETALLESLEGKRGNPRNKPPFPAVKGLYQSPTVVNNVESIANMSWIINNGGDAYAAIGVGRSTGTKLISASGHIQKPGVYEIELGVSVDEFLNSDEYCGGIRKGHYLKALVAGGSSVPILPANLITKTANGEDRLMTYESLSDGGFATGTMLGSGGFIVFDETACIVRNTWNFSRFYHHESCGQCSPCREGTGWMEKVLHRIEHGHGSMHDVDLLVDISKKIEGNTICPLGDAAAWPVASAIRHFRDEFVWHITNPHEATQPGAVYRGEMELA
- a CDS encoding NADH-quinone oxidoreductase subunit NuoE family protein gives rise to the protein MTETPNLVAFTPERLEKVKEIIARYPEGRQKSALLPVLHVAQEQWGWLSSEVMDYVAGILSIEPVEVYEVATFYTMYHLDPVGKHVIEYCRTGPCCLMGGEDVYGYLKQKLGVEAGQTTADGLFTLKEVECLAACGWGPVFQIREQFYMNLTNDKVDQIIEDLSK
- a CDS encoding 2Fe-2S iron-sulfur cluster-binding protein — translated: MEDIKSQLIKITFDGIEVEVEPGTTIMQAARKIAEADESQAALVPPAMCYYKPLNSSGGKCRACLVKVAQGSAKDPRPMPKLVPSCITQVQEGMVVENTINQGVLDTRKSIVEFLLINHPLDCPICDQAGECHLQDFAFEHGSVKTRYEEERRTFDKIDIGPHVQLHMTRCILCYRCVYTADQITNKRVHGVMNRGDASEISTYIEKAIDNDFSGNVIDVCPVGALTDKTFRFKQRVWFTKPEDAHRDCDKCCGKVTLWYRGDEVLRVTARKNTWGEVNDFICNTCRFEKKKTIDWVLEGPTKVKRSSVISANKYRADLVKKPDFALKLAASQFKPIDDSRAYETDEETIRQQSIENNDKANHRSLLAKNN
- a CDS encoding NuoI/complex I 23 kDa subunit family protein — protein: MQLTNRSKQVSNKEMTLMERAYIPAIATGLAITIKHFFAKKVTIEYPEVKRYLGPVFRGRHILKRDEDGRERCTACGLCAVACPAEAIQMVAAEREKGEENLYREEKYAAVYEVNMLRCIFCGLCEEACPKQAVYLRHDEFVPVFTERDQVIWGKDLLVEDMNNRYTRESWTKEEARALDAKRASGESTNVVPRAIP
- the gcvP gene encoding aminomethyl-transferring glycine dehydrogenase, which produces MKINLRNQDKFENRHHGKDAQELQDMLDKIGAASLDELIDQTLPSAIRLQKPLNLPNPKSEKEFLEGIKRVASKNAVLKSYIGTGYYDTITPNVILRNILENPAWYTAYTPYQAEIAQGRLEMLLNFQTVVTDLTGMEIANASLLDEATASAEAMTMLHSLRAGSRKKANTFFVSELCHPQTIDLIYTRARPIGIEVVVGDHATVDLTSEEIYGVLVQYPATNGEVIDYTDFISAAHELNISVAVAADLLSLALLKSPGEMGADVVVGSSQRFGVPMGYGGPHAAFFATKEAFKRNIPGRIIGVSVDGEGNRALRMALQTREQHIRREKATSNICTAQVLLAVIAGAYAVYHGPEGIKTIASRVHGLATLFVDTIRKFHYEVVTTDFFDTVTIKTPLTRKVREQALKWGINLRYNKDESITVAFDEAKSFDDVIALLNVFAEVSGFQGEMVIDEELEFAFPENLARTSEYLTHPVFNTHHTEHEMLRYLKSLENKDLSLVHSMISLGSCTMKLNATAEMIPLTWPEFGEIHPFAPTNQVGGYAQLVSELNIWLCEITGFAAMSFQPNSGAQGEYAGLMAIRAYHASRGEEHRNVALIPSSAHGTNPASAVMAGMKVVVTKCDERGNIDVEDLRAKAEQYSNDLSCLMVTYPSTHGVYEESIIEICEMIHSHGGQVYMDGANMNAQVGLTSPATIGADVCHLNLHKTFCIPHGGGGPGVGPIGVAEHLMPFLPGHVNFNVQGEHLPDGEAGAVSAAPYGSASILTISYAYIAMMGGEGLTNATKYAILNANYIKERLSGYFDVLYTGANGRCAHEMILDCRSFKAAGVEAEDLAKRLMDYGFHAPTLSFPVAGTLMIEPTESESKAELDRFCDAMISIRKEIQEIQDGIADRADNVLKNAPHTSRVLLSEEWTRSYSREKAAFPLPYLRFNKFWPSVSRVDSAYGDRNLICSCIPVEAYSDVEVN